One Stigmatopora argus isolate UIUO_Sarg chromosome 20, RoL_Sarg_1.0, whole genome shotgun sequence genomic region harbors:
- the LOC144065518 gene encoding uncharacterized protein LOC144065518, with amino-acid sequence MASPSEFTCGKRAAKFHEENSTFCKIIHAKVVLHRIEGFREYLGPDGKESVGLKKELELPQIKGEEPQFPQQQMRDERLPIKKEEDDVTWSLGENLKREEDLGVTSRGAEPAHTLKLPQIKEEEPEFPQQQIKKEKEDFTVSTGEPFKSEDDLGVADRGAETPNGSSAEGQADNLIAPLSESEDLLYDNEGLKDGKLWKCSQCGKTFGKKSTLKTHMRSHTWEKPLSCTVCGKTFTHKRNLNIHARTHIGDKPFSCSVCGKRFTEKKTLKRHTRTHTGEKSFACSVCSQRFTQKGHLIIHARTHTGEKPFSCSVCGKRFTEKRTLKGHIRTHTGEKPFSCSVCGKRFTEKGSLKIHTRTHTGEKPFSCSVCGKTFTNKNILTIHARTHTGEKPFSCSVCGKSFTRKGILISHAITHTGEKPFSCSVCGQSFTRKGILISHAITHTGEKPFSCSVCGKRFTEKGNLKRHTRTHTGEKPFSCSVCGKRFTEKGSLKIHTRTHTGEKPFSCSVCGKTFTERGTLKAHIRTHTGEKPFSCSVCGKTFTNKNILTIHARTHTGEKPFSCSVCGKSFTRKGILISHAITHTGEKPFSCSVCGQSFTRKGILISHAITHTGEKPFSCSVCGKRFTEKGNLKRHTRTHTGEKPFSCSVCGQRFTHQRNLKSHTRTHSGEKPFSCSVCGKRFTEKGHLKSHTRTHSGEKPFSCSVCGKRFTEKRNLKRHTRTHTGEKTFSCSVCKAFSQKQHLKTHTRTHTGEKPFSCSVCGQRFTRKVFLIIHARTHTG; translated from the exons atggcgtctccatcagaatttacgtgtgggaaaagagcagcaaagttccacgaggaaaactcgacattttgcaaaataatccatgcaaaagttgtccttcacagaatagaag gtttcagagaatatcttggtcctgatgggaaagagtcggttggccttaaaaaggaacttgagctcccccaaatcaaaggggaggagccacagttccctcaacaacaaatgagagacgagcgacttccaatcaagaaggaggaagatgatgtcacctggtcacttggtgaaaacctgaagagggaagaggatctgggcgtgaccagcagaggggcggagcctgcacacaccttaaagttaccccaaattaaagaggaggagccagagttccctcaacagcaaatcaagaaggagaaagaagatttcactgtgtcaactggtgagcctttcaagagtgaagatgatctgggcgtggccgacagaggggcggagactccgaacggcagctcagcagaagggcaagcagacaatttaattgctccgttatcagaaagcgaagacttgctttatgacaatgaaggtcttaaggacggcaaactctggaaatgctctcagtgtggaaaaacctttgggaaaaagtctactttgaaaactcacatgaggagccacacttgggagaaacccttatcatgtacagtttgtggtaaaacatttacacacaagagaaacttaaatattcatgcaagaacacacataggtgacaaaccattttcgtgttcagtttgtggtaaacgatttacagagaagaaaaccttaaaaaggcacacaagaacccacactggtgaaaaatcatttgcgtgctcagtttgtagtcaaagattcacacagaagggacacttaattattcatgcaagaacacacactggtgaaaaaccattttcgtgttcagtttgtggtaaacgatttacagagaagagaacCTTAAAAgggcacataagaacccacactggtgaaaaaccattttcgtgttcagtttgtggtaaaagatttacagagaaaggaagcttaaaaatacacacaagaacccacactggtgaaaaaccattttcgtgttcagtttgtggtaaaacatttacaaacaagaacatcttaactattcatgcaagaacacacacgggtgaaaaaccattttcgtgttcagtttgtggtaaaagtttcacacggaagggaatcttaattagtcatgcaataacacacacaggtgaaaaaccattttcgtgttcagtttgtggtcaaagtttcacacggaagggaatcttaattagtcatgcaataacacacacaggtgaaaaaccattttcgtgttcagtttgtggtaaaagatttacagagaaggggaacttaaaaaggcacacaagaacccacactggtgaaaaaccattttcgtgttcagtttgtggtaaaagatttacagagaaaggaagcttaaaaatacacacaagaacccacactggtgaaaaaccattttcgtgttcagtttgtggtaaaacatttacagaaaggggaacgttaaaagcccacataagaacccacactggtgaaaaaccattttcgtgttcagtttgtggtaaaacatttacaaacaagaacatcttaactattcatgcaagaacacacacgggtgaaaaaccattttcgtgttcagtttgtggtaaaagtttcacacggaagggaatcttaattagtcatgcaataacacacacaggtgaaaaaccattttcgtgttcagtttgtggtcaaagtttcacacggaagggaatcttaattagtcatgcaataacacacacaggtgaaaaaccattttcgtgttcagtttgtggtaaaagatttacagagaaggggaacttaaaaaggcacacaagaacccacactggtgaaaaaccattttcgtgttcagtttgtggtcaaagatttacacaccagCGAAACTTAAAAAGTcacacgagaacacactcgggtgaaaaaccattttcgtgttcagtttgtggtaaaagatttacagagaagggacacttaaaaagtcacacgagaacacactcgggtgaaaaaccattttcgtgttcagtttgtggtaaaagatttacagagaagagaaacttaaaaaggcacacaagaacccacactggtgaaaaaacattttcgtgttcagtttgtaaagccttttctcaaaagcaacacttaaaaacgcacacaagaacccacactggtgaaaaaccattttcgtgttcagtttgtggtcaaagattcacacggaaggtattcttaattattcatgcaagaacacacacaggttaa